The following coding sequences are from one Arachis hypogaea cultivar Tifrunner chromosome 7, arahy.Tifrunner.gnm2.J5K5, whole genome shotgun sequence window:
- the LOC112703423 gene encoding kinesin-like protein KIN-14Q: MENNQWRLYEDDPLLLTDVSFQQETETYSTHCSNYVDSHASLSSGCSAMAADPESCGGSPSYGFQGNSGRFERNSVEFDDPVVRTVLDGRSMLGYSLTSPDLVICAGSPEIARISYGDSPEVFCNKNCKNLESSMELSLENGINGSEVDNGHKTPTVKFSNFCQTFTHDDLIVSPDASFELLPPPLTADESPLNYPPRENEMLEDICVSRDAELESSEDTENIGVEEKYEKLKRVLAETRRELKMIRRENEQKSKECQEAWNSLKELQNELMRKSMHVGSLAFAIEGQVKEKSKWFSSLRDLMRKLKIMKMEHIKLLEEAEAYRKCQAEISKMGLMINGKLNEQQESHEDLKFKYIEGEKERKELYNKVLELRGNIRVFCRCRPLNAEELAAGATMAIDFESAKDGELTVMSNGAPRKTFKFDAVFGPQAEQADIFEDTAPFATSVLDGYNVCIFAYGQTGTGKTFTMEGTEEARGVNFRTLEKMFDIIRERQTHYSYDVSVSVLEVYNEQIRDLLFSGNQPGATARRLEIRQAGEGMHHVPGLVEAHVNNMSEVWEVLQTGSNARAVSSTNANEHSSRSHCIHCVMVKGENVLNGECTRSKLWLVDLAGSERVAKTDVQGDRLKEAQNINRSLSALGDVISALATKSPHIPFRNSKLTHLLQDSLGGDSKALMFVQISPNENDLGETVCSLNFASRVRGIELGPAKKQLDTVELLRHKQMAEKTKQEAKLKEFQLKKMEETIHVLESKMKERDNKNKSLQDKVKELEAQLLIERKLARQHVDSKIAEQHQMKQQEEPNSALPRPSLVNRPLSINKNFNDPVSGGWCKDQVNSAKPLTENNFLKPLIPFSTIENSIKCIDHAEKENNPEMAEKLLLPKRSGRASICTMTPRVPSAIAARRNSLIPLPSIPSLTQFQSPLLPITANQATDHKDVNRELDTKFVLAEQTQCESPKEVRSGVKKIGSILRRSLHKKIQVKSPQMRRVGVNVGMEKVRVSIGTRGRLGQRVQVGSARRGKEIQQKNSQKEKERGWI, from the exons ATGGAGAATAATCAATGGCGTCTCTATGAAGATGACCCACTTCTTCTCACCGACGTTTCCTTCCAACAAGAAACTGAAACCTATTCCACTCACTGCTCCAACT ACGTTGATTCACACGCATCGCTGAGCTCTGGTTGTTCGGCTATGGCTGCAGATCCCGAATCTTGTGGTGGAAGCCCAAGCTATG GATTCCAAGGGAACAGTGGACGCTTTGAAAGGAATAGTGTAGAATTTGATGATCCAGTTGTGAGAACTGTTCTTGATG GTAGATCAATGTTGGGGTATTCTCTGACTTCACCAGATTTGGTGATATGTGCTGGATCACCAGAAATTGCTCGAATCAGCTATGGTGATTCCCCAGAGGTATTTTGTAACAAGAACTGCAAGAATTTGGAGTCATCCATGGAGCTTTCCCTAGAGAACGGAATCAATGGCTCTGAAGTTGACAATGGCCACAAGACCCCTACTGTTAAATTCTctaacttttgtcaaacttttaCACATGATGATTTGATTGTGTCCCCTGATGCTTCCTTTGAGCTTCTTCCACCGCCATTGACCGCAGACGAGTCACCCCTAAACTACCCTCCAA gAGAAAATGAAATGCTAGAAGATATTTGTGTGTCTCGTGATGCTGAGTTGGAATCCTCAGAA GATACGGAAAATATTGGGGTGGAAGAGAAGTATGAGAAGCTGAAAAGAGTGCTGGCGGAAACAAGGAGGGAGTTGAAAATGATTAGAAGGGAGAATGAGCAGAAGAGCAAGGAATGCCAAGAAGCTTGGAACTCCCTGAAAGAGCTACAGAATGAGCTCATGCGCAAGTCGATGCACGTAGGATCATTGG CGTTTGCCATAGAGGGGCAAGTGAAAGAGAAAAGCAAGTGGTTTTCATCATTAAGAGACTTGATGAGGAAATTAAAG ATCATGAAAATGGAGCACATCAAGCTCTTAGAGGAAGCAGAGGCATACAGGAAATGTCAAGCAGAAATCAGCAAAATGGGGTTAATGATAAATGGCAAAC TCAATGAACAACAAGAATCTCATGAAGATCTCAAGTTCAAATATATTGAGGGGGAAAAGGAACGAAAAGAACTTTACAACAAGGTTTTGGAATTGAGAG GAAACATACGAGTCTTTTGCAGGTGTAGGCCCCTTAACGCTGAAGAGTTAGCAGCAGGAGCCACAATGGCCATAGATTTTGAATCTGCGAAAGATGGTGAGCTAACTGTAATGTCAAATGGTGCTCCTAGAAAGACTTTTAAGTTTGATGCTGTCTTTGGCCCGCAAGCTGAACAAG CTGATATCTTCGAAGACACAGCACCATTTGCAACCTCAGTTCTAGATGGATACAATGTTTGCATTTTTGCGTATGGGCAGACTGGAACCGGAAAGACTTTCACAATGGAGGGCACTGAGGAGGCTCGTGGAGTTAATTTCAGGACTCTTGAGAAAATGTTTGACATAATCAGGGAGAGACAGACACACTACAGTTACGATGTATCAGTAAGTGTTTTAGAAGTGTACAATGAACAAATCAGAGATTTGCTGTTTTCAGGAAATCAGCCAGGAGCAACTGCTAGAAG ATTGGAAATAAGGCAAGCCGGTGAAGGAATGCATCATGTTCCTGGGTTAGTTGAGGCTCATGTGAACAATATGAGTGAAGTCTGGGAAGTCCTGCAAACTGGTAGCAATGCAAGGGCTGTAAGCTCAACCAATGCGAATGAACACAGCAGTAGATCCCACTG CATTCATTGTGTTATGGTTAAAGGGGAGAACGTGTTGAATGGGGAATGCACAAGAAGCAAGTTATGGCTGGTGGACTTAGCAGGAAGCGAGCGAGTGGCCAAGACAGATGTCCAAGGCGATCGACTGAAGGAGGCACAAAACATTAATAGGTCTTTGTCAGCACTTGGAGATGTCATATCTGCCCTTGCAACAAAAAGTCCGCATATCCCTTTCAG GAACTCGAAACTTACGCATTTGCTTCAAGACTCATTAG GAGGGGATTCAAAGGCACTCATGTTCGTGCAAATTAGTCCTAATGAAAATGATTTGGGTGAGACAGTTTGCTCTCTGAACTTTGCTAGTCGAGTAAGGGGAATAGAACTCGGCCCTGCCAAAAAGCAGTTGGACACTGTTGAACTTCTTAGACACAAGCAGATG GCTGAGAAAACCAAACAAGAGGCAAAGCTGAAGGAGTTCCAACTCAAGAAGATGGAGGAAACAATCCATGTATTAGAGTCCAAGATGAAAGAAAGAGATAATAAAAACAAGAGCCTCCAAGACAAG GTCAAGGAACTGGAAGCACAACTTCTCATCGAAAGAAAACTGGCGAGACAACATGTGGATTCGAAAATAGCTGAGCAGCACCAAATGAAGCAACAAGAAGAACCAAACAGTGCACTTCCGAGGCCATCGCTTGTGAATCGACCACTAAGTATCAACAAGAATTTCAATGATCCGGTGAGTGGTGGATGGTGCAAGGACCAAGTAAATTCTGCTAAACCACTCACGGAAAACAACTTCTTAAAGCCTCTAATACCCTTTTCCACAATAGAGAACTCCATCAAGTGTATTGATCATGCCGAAAAGGAAAACAACCCTGAGATGGCCGAGAAACTCCTACTGCCAAAACGGTCTGGAAGAGCTTCTATCTGCACAATGACACCACGTGTCCCTTCCGCCATTGCTGCAAGGCGTAACTCTCTCATTCCACTCCCAAGCATACCAAGCTTAACTCAGTTCCAATCGCCACTGCTACCTATCACCGCGAACCAAGCCACAGATCATAAAGatgtaaatagagaattagaCACAAAGTTTGTGCTGGCAGAACAGACACAATGTGAGAGTCCTAAGGAAGTAAGAAGTGGAGTTAAGAAGATAGGTAGCATACTAAGAAGAAGCCTTCATAAGAAGATACAAGTGAAGTCTCCACAAATGAGAAGGGTTGGTGTAAATGTAGGGATGGAGAAGGTTAGAGTTTCCATTGGAACTAGAGGGAGATTGGGACAAAGGGTGCAAGTTGGAAGTGCTAGAAGAGGTAAGGAGATCCAACAAAAGAATAgccaaaaggaaaaggaaagaggTTGGATATGA
- the LOC112703425 gene encoding protein translation factor SUI1 homolog, with product MIGSEIEIPTHFDPFTEAKELGGVGAKEYIHIRIQQRNGKKKLTTVQGLKELGLEKILKDLKKELCCNGNVVQDKEHGKIIQLQGDHRKNVSQLLVQAGLVMKDQIKIHGF from the coding sequence ATGATCGGTTCGGAAATCGAGATCCCAACCCACTTCGATCCATTCACTGAGGCCAAAGAATTGGGTGGCGTAGGGGCAAAGGAATATATCCATATCCGCATCCAGCAGAGGAATGGGAAGAAGAAACTGACCACAGTGCAAGGCTTGAAAGAATTGGGCTTAGAGAAGATACTCAAAGATCTCAAGAAAGAGTTATGTTGCAATGGCAATGTGGTTCAAGACAAGGAGCATGGCAAGATAATCCAGCTTCAAGGTGACCATCGCAAGAACGTTTCCCAATTGTTGGTTCAGGCTGGTCTTGTTATGAAGGATCAGATCAAGATTCATGGCTTTTGA